The following coding sequences lie in one Methanopyrus sp. SNP6 genomic window:
- the mcrD gene encoding methyl-coenzyme M reductase operon protein D, translating into MSEKERPRMLERKIPEGAKPEVQIFPQRLLSAATTEKLLNGLLESVEGIGRIVIHGPGLPKAVPFGPARGKPVKHPERRPIEVHGEKVPMKIQTGQIIVEIEDEDRLDDIVEEIEEICREILPCDFEVQVGRFTRHRPTVTDYLKFGEEGVKKLDKRLLGLVEPRARLADRVSVLKKKGED; encoded by the coding sequence TTGTCGGAGAAGGAGCGTCCACGCATGTTGGAGCGCAAGATCCCTGAAGGAGCAAAGCCCGAGGTGCAGATATTCCCGCAACGCCTGCTCAGCGCGGCTACCACGGAGAAGCTCCTGAACGGACTGCTGGAGAGTGTCGAGGGTATCGGACGCATCGTGATCCACGGTCCGGGACTCCCCAAGGCGGTCCCCTTCGGACCCGCTCGCGGTAAACCGGTCAAGCACCCGGAAAGACGCCCGATCGAAGTTCACGGCGAGAAGGTCCCAATGAAGATCCAGACGGGACAGATCATCGTCGAGATCGAGGACGAAGACCGACTCGATGACATCGTCGAAGAGATTGAGGAGATCTGTCGTGAGATCCTGCCCTGCGACTTCGAGGTTCAGGTTGGGAGGTTCACCCGACACAGACCCACCGTCACCGACTACCTGAAGTTCGGCGAGGAGGGTGTCAAGAAGCTCGACAAACGTCTCCTGGGACTCGTCGAGCCTCGAGCCCGGCTGGCCGACAGGGTCTCCGTCCTCAAGAAGAAGGGGGAGGACTAA
- the mcrA gene encoding coenzyme-B sulfoethylthiotransferase subunit alpha has translation MSSAEEKLFMKALKEKFEESPEEKYTKFYIFGGWEQSERKKEFKEWADKIAEERGVPHYNPDIGVPLGQRKLMSYQVSGTDVFVEGDDLHFVNNAAMQQMWDDIRRTIIVGMDTAHRVLERRLGKEVTPETINEYMETLNHALPGGAVVQEHMVEIHPGLTWDCYAKIITGDLELADEIDDKFLIDIEKLFPEEQAEQLIKAIGNRTYQVCRMPTIVGHICDGATMYRWAAMQIAMSFICAYKIAAGEAAVSDFAFASKHAEVINMGEMLPARRARGENEPGGIPFGVLADCVQTMRKYPDDPAKVALEVIAAGAMLYDQIWLGSYMSGGVGFTQYATAVYTDNILDDYVYYGLEYVEDKYGLAEADPSMDVVKDVATEVTLYGLEQYERYPAAMETHFGGSQRAAVCAAAAGCSVSFATGHAQAGLNGWYLSQIMHKEGHGRLGFYGYDLQDQCGAANTLSVRSDEGLPLELRGPNYPNYAMNVGHLGEYTGIVQAAHAARGDAFCAHPVIKVAFADENLVFDFTEPRKEFAKGALREFEPAGERDLIIPAE, from the coding sequence ATGTCCTCGGCTGAGGAGAAGCTCTTCATGAAGGCGCTCAAGGAGAAGTTCGAGGAGAGTCCCGAGGAGAAGTACACTAAGTTCTACATCTTCGGCGGTTGGGAGCAGTCCGAACGTAAGAAGGAGTTCAAGGAGTGGGCCGACAAGATCGCCGAGGAGCGTGGAGTTCCGCACTACAACCCGGACATCGGTGTTCCACTCGGCCAGCGCAAGCTCATGTCGTACCAGGTCTCCGGCACGGACGTGTTCGTTGAGGGTGATGACCTGCACTTCGTGAACAATGCCGCAATGCAGCAGATGTGGGACGACATCCGCCGTACCATCATCGTCGGAATGGACACCGCTCACCGCGTGCTGGAGCGCCGACTGGGTAAGGAGGTAACCCCGGAGACCATCAACGAGTATATGGAGACCCTTAACCACGCGCTACCTGGTGGCGCGGTCGTTCAAGAGCACATGGTGGAGATCCACCCGGGCTTGACCTGGGACTGTTACGCTAAGATCATCACGGGTGACCTCGAGCTCGCCGACGAGATCGACGACAAGTTCCTGATCGACATCGAGAAGCTGTTCCCGGAGGAGCAGGCCGAACAGTTGATCAAGGCGATCGGCAACCGGACGTACCAGGTCTGCCGCATGCCGACGATCGTGGGTCACATCTGTGACGGAGCGACAATGTACCGATGGGCCGCGATGCAGATCGCGATGTCGTTCATCTGTGCGTACAAGATCGCGGCCGGAGAAGCTGCCGTGTCGGACTTCGCGTTCGCGAGCAAGCACGCTGAAGTGATCAACATGGGTGAGATGTTGCCTGCGCGGCGGGCTCGTGGTGAGAACGAGCCTGGTGGCATCCCGTTCGGCGTGCTGGCTGATTGTGTACAGACTATGAGGAAGTACCCGGATGATCCCGCCAAGGTCGCTCTCGAGGTGATTGCCGCCGGAGCGATGCTTTATGACCAGATCTGGCTAGGATCCTACATGTCGGGAGGAGTCGGCTTCACACAGTATGCGACGGCCGTGTACACGGATAATATCCTTGACGATTACGTGTACTACGGTCTCGAGTACGTCGAGGACAAGTACGGGCTCGCCGAGGCTGACCCGAGTATGGACGTGGTGAAGGACGTCGCGACCGAGGTGACTTTGTACGGTTTGGAGCAGTACGAGAGGTACCCGGCGGCTATGGAGACGCACTTCGGTGGTTCACAGCGGGCTGCGGTCTGTGCTGCGGCCGCGGGTTGTAGTGTATCGTTCGCGACAGGTCACGCGCAGGCTGGCCTCAACGGTTGGTACCTATCGCAGATCATGCACAAGGAGGGTCATGGTCGTCTAGGGTTCTACGGGTACGACTTGCAGGACCAGTGCGGTGCCGCCAACACCCTGAGCGTGAGGAGCGACGAGGGACTGCCGCTCGAACTGCGTGGTCCGAACTACCCGAACTACGCTATGAACGTGGGTCACCTGGGCGAGTACACCGGTATCGTGCAAGCAGCGCACGCGGCACGAGGCGACGCGTTCTGCGCCCATCCGGTGATCAAGGTAGCGTTCGCCGACGAGAACCTAGTCTTCGACTTCACAGAACCGAGAAAAGAGTTCGCGAAGGGCGCACTACGGGAATTCGAACCCGCAGGCGAGCGAGACCTCATCATACCAGCGGAGTAA
- the mcrB gene encoding coenzyme-B sulfoethylthiotransferase subunit beta, giving the protein MALENRDTVDLYDDRGNCVAEEVPIEVLSPMRNEAIQSIVNDIKRTVAIDLEGVENALQNATVGGKGMKIPGREMDVDVVDNAEAIADEVEKMIRVYEDDDTNVEPMYDGKRLLVQLPSERVKVMADPYSGTLQAGMAVVHAIIDVCEVDMWDANMVKAAVFGRYPQTIDYFGGNVASMLDVPMKQEGVGYALRNIMVNHVVAATRKNAMQAVCLAATLEQTAMFEMGDALGPFERLHLLGYAYQGLNADNMVYDIVKKHGKEGTVGTVVREVVERALEDGVIEVKEELPSGFKVYKANDMDLWNAYAAAGLVAATMVNQGAARAAQGVSATILYYNDLLEYETGLPGVDFGRAEGTAVGFSFFSHSIYGGGGPGIFHGNHIVTRHSKGFAIPPVAAAMALDAGTQMFSPEVTSKLIGDVFGEIDEFREPMKYIIEAAAEEAKR; this is encoded by the coding sequence ATGGCGCTCGAGAATAGGGACACGGTCGATTTGTACGACGATCGAGGTAACTGCGTAGCCGAAGAAGTTCCCATTGAGGTTCTATCCCCGATGCGCAACGAGGCCATTCAGAGTATCGTGAACGATATCAAGCGTACCGTCGCGATCGACCTCGAGGGTGTCGAGAACGCCCTACAGAACGCGACCGTCGGCGGCAAGGGGATGAAGATCCCGGGCCGCGAGATGGACGTTGACGTCGTGGACAACGCCGAGGCGATCGCGGACGAAGTCGAAAAGATGATCCGCGTGTACGAGGACGACGACACGAACGTGGAGCCCATGTACGACGGTAAGCGTCTCCTCGTGCAGCTCCCGTCCGAGCGTGTGAAGGTCATGGCCGACCCGTACTCCGGTACCCTGCAGGCTGGTATGGCGGTCGTGCACGCGATCATCGACGTCTGCGAGGTCGACATGTGGGACGCTAACATGGTCAAGGCGGCCGTCTTCGGTCGCTACCCGCAGACGATCGACTACTTCGGCGGCAACGTCGCCTCGATGCTGGACGTGCCGATGAAGCAGGAGGGTGTCGGCTACGCCCTACGTAACATCATGGTGAACCACGTCGTGGCCGCGACCAGGAAGAACGCCATGCAGGCCGTGTGTCTGGCCGCGACGCTCGAGCAGACCGCGATGTTCGAGATGGGTGACGCCCTCGGTCCGTTCGAGCGCCTGCACCTGCTAGGTTACGCTTACCAGGGTCTGAACGCGGACAACATGGTGTACGACATCGTGAAGAAGCACGGTAAGGAGGGTACGGTGGGTACCGTCGTCCGCGAAGTCGTCGAGCGCGCACTCGAGGACGGCGTGATCGAGGTTAAGGAGGAGCTCCCGTCCGGGTTCAAGGTGTACAAGGCCAACGACATGGATCTCTGGAACGCCTACGCCGCCGCCGGACTCGTGGCTGCGACCATGGTCAACCAGGGTGCCGCCCGAGCGGCTCAGGGTGTCAGCGCGACGATCTTGTACTACAACGACCTGCTCGAGTACGAGACCGGATTACCCGGTGTCGACTTCGGACGAGCCGAGGGTACCGCGGTTGGATTCAGCTTCTTCAGCCACTCGATCTACGGGGGAGGTGGTCCGGGTATCTTCCACGGTAACCACATCGTGACCAGGCACTCCAAGGGCTTCGCGATTCCGCCCGTGGCGGCGGCGATGGCCCTGGACGCCGGTACTCAAATGTTCAGTCCGGAGGTCACCAGCAAGCTGATCGGTGACGTGTTCGGTGAGATCGACGAGTTCCGGGAACCGATGAAGTACATCATTGAGGCCGCCGCGGAGGAGGCGAAGCGTTAA
- the mtrC gene encoding tetrahydromethanopterin S-methyltransferase subunit MtrC: MILRTLLISAVAPGGEEEEAEVAVAISPLKLMTAGLICGILGAAFAWVHPLIPALAVIPVVAWGADAVRRVAGYGLGTGVPSIGFMGLGGGSVAAILAAALSGNIVPAWAAAIIGTVIGAGVGALLGILDRRVIKMKIPVMERCSTEIVASGTLALICLMAAVAGDFTWSAVYSKVITTGLIAVLWVICAISLLHPFNACLGPSETQDRTLWLGAECGSLCTVVAGLATANPVVLLAGAAAWLITFWKFWELTKRDAADVVWTGIVPKGE; encoded by the coding sequence TTGATCCTGCGCACACTCCTGATCTCCGCCGTAGCACCGGGCGGTGAGGAGGAAGAGGCCGAGGTCGCCGTGGCAATCTCGCCCTTGAAACTGATGACGGCCGGTCTGATCTGCGGAATACTCGGTGCCGCTTTCGCTTGGGTCCACCCGTTGATTCCGGCGTTGGCAGTGATTCCGGTGGTGGCCTGGGGTGCCGACGCGGTTAGGAGGGTCGCGGGCTACGGACTGGGTACCGGAGTGCCTTCTATCGGTTTCATGGGACTCGGTGGCGGATCCGTCGCCGCGATCCTGGCGGCGGCGCTATCCGGTAACATCGTGCCCGCATGGGCGGCGGCCATAATCGGAACCGTCATCGGTGCCGGTGTTGGAGCGCTGCTCGGCATCCTGGACCGCCGCGTGATCAAGATGAAGATCCCGGTGATGGAGCGCTGTAGCACCGAGATCGTAGCGTCCGGAACGCTGGCGCTGATCTGTCTCATGGCAGCCGTCGCCGGTGACTTCACGTGGTCCGCGGTGTACTCCAAGGTGATCACGACAGGTCTTATCGCCGTCCTCTGGGTGATCTGCGCTATCTCGCTGTTGCACCCGTTCAACGCGTGTCTCGGACCCAGCGAGACGCAGGATCGAACGCTGTGGTTGGGCGCGGAGTGCGGATCTCTCTGCACGGTCGTGGCGGGACTAGCGACGGCCAACCCGGTGGTATTACTGGCAGGTGCGGCCGCTTGGTTGATCACCTTCTGGAAGTTCTGGGAACTGACGAAGCGTGACGCTGCGGACGTAGTGTGGACCGGAATCGTACCCAAGGGTGAGTAA
- the mtrE gene encoding tetrahydromethanopterin S-methyltransferase subunit E gives MVGFTEIGLAAAMGALATVAGAFEDAESDVGSQSNPNSQVQLAPQMMNFHRYFNKAISGEPVSYMLYGAIAGTVTWVMMTKFGLPFLAAAAVGVGVNALIHMVFATTSHLGRMASAAEFGHPIYLDVVLSHLGPIAGFGGIATFAIVSLAYIQWVLLKHPFPLPLLAALWGVTVGAIGSSTGDVHYGAERLYQHYPFGGGVPVAAHGNITRKAETGIRNSMDSVYFCAKFGNPLTGLCFGLVVFFSTWAGLFGQWGAVIAMGLVTLSCLIVSNRVEKKARESYGTYEDVEMDEICDPV, from the coding sequence TTGGTAGGGTTCACCGAGATCGGTTTAGCGGCCGCGATGGGCGCGCTGGCCACCGTAGCCGGAGCGTTCGAGGACGCCGAGTCGGACGTGGGGTCCCAGTCCAACCCGAACTCGCAGGTCCAGCTAGCTCCGCAGATGATGAACTTCCACAGATACTTCAACAAGGCGATCTCGGGAGAACCTGTTTCCTACATGCTGTACGGAGCGATCGCCGGTACGGTGACCTGGGTAATGATGACAAAGTTCGGTCTTCCGTTCCTGGCCGCCGCGGCGGTAGGTGTTGGTGTGAACGCGCTAATTCACATGGTGTTCGCGACTACGTCCCACTTGGGTAGAATGGCGAGCGCGGCCGAGTTCGGACACCCAATCTACCTGGACGTCGTACTCTCACACCTCGGGCCAATCGCGGGTTTCGGAGGTATCGCGACCTTCGCGATAGTATCGCTGGCTTACATCCAATGGGTGCTCCTAAAACATCCGTTCCCACTTCCACTACTGGCCGCACTGTGGGGTGTAACGGTCGGCGCGATCGGGTCTTCTACGGGAGACGTCCACTACGGTGCCGAGCGCTTATACCAGCACTACCCGTTCGGAGGCGGAGTCCCCGTAGCCGCTCACGGTAACATCACACGGAAGGCCGAGACCGGGATCCGGAACTCGATGGACAGCGTCTACTTCTGCGCCAAGTTCGGTAACCCGCTCACCGGCCTGTGTTTCGGTCTGGTGGTATTCTTCAGCACCTGGGCTGGCCTATTCGGACAGTGGGGCGCCGTGATCGCTATGGGTCTAGTCACGCTCAGCTGCCTGATCGTGAGTAACCGCGTGGAGAAGAAGGCCCGCGAGAGCTACGGTACCTACGAGGATGTCGAGATGGACGAAATCTGCGACCCAGTGTAA
- the hypF gene encoding carbamoyltransferase HypF has protein sequence MRTWKIRVRGIVQGVGFRPFVYRLCTEMELDGHVRNLGSEVEIVVRATRSELEELIHRLKEEHPPLARVREIHAEETEENVGPGFRIVESEESEDVELQIPPDAPVCEECLEEIFDPKSRRYLYPFTGCTNCGPRFTIIEGIPYDRENTTMVDFPLCEKCRREFEDPEDRRYHAQVVCCPRCGPRYRLLNSDGEVVEWEELEAIREACRLIEEGKIVAIKGIGGFHLACKTTEDEPVAELRERLGRPQQPFAVMSGSLDDVRTFAEVDGTAEDLLTGPSRPIVVLHKREPFPLSELVAPGLHTVGVMLPYTGLHHIMFERFLDEPAIIMTSANPPGEPMAIRNSDALKRLRGIADYYLIHDRRIAARCDDSVVRVLDGPRPLRRSRGYVPEPIEIDWAPDDLTVVAVGPELDVTACVLHRGKAYLTQHIGNTSKAQTIDFLQETVERFLRLLRLDWNDVDAVACDLHPSFATTGLAKRWSEEHDLELVRVQHHHAHALACLAEHGFDPTEEPAIAAVMDGYGYGDDGSAWGGEILYVDGNGYERIGHLEPVPMPGGDASTYRPLRMTVAHLRAAGWSEEDIHEFLLRKLEEWPQALKHGEREVEVILHQIEYPTIETTSAGRFLDAVSAALGICHERTYEGEPAMKLEAVAVHVDHAPEPDVDIRDGIVRVSSVVARAAETGDRRYALTAHRALVKGFAEVISEHRDREPITITGGVFNNELITRGFRELYGADLLEHHEVPSGDGGVSLGQVVAAVLELR, from the coding sequence ATGAGAACCTGGAAGATCCGAGTCCGCGGTATCGTTCAGGGCGTCGGCTTCCGCCCCTTCGTGTACCGTCTCTGCACGGAGATGGAGCTCGACGGCCACGTGCGCAACTTGGGATCCGAGGTGGAGATCGTGGTCAGGGCGACGCGCAGCGAACTCGAGGAACTGATCCACAGGCTTAAGGAGGAACACCCACCGCTCGCCCGGGTACGCGAGATACACGCGGAGGAAACGGAAGAGAACGTAGGTCCGGGCTTCCGAATCGTCGAGAGCGAAGAATCCGAGGACGTCGAGCTGCAGATCCCCCCGGACGCGCCGGTGTGCGAGGAATGCCTGGAGGAAATTTTCGACCCGAAAAGCCGCAGGTACCTCTACCCGTTCACTGGATGCACCAACTGCGGCCCCCGGTTCACTATCATTGAAGGAATCCCGTACGACCGCGAGAACACGACGATGGTGGATTTCCCGCTCTGCGAGAAGTGCCGCCGCGAGTTCGAAGACCCGGAGGACCGACGGTACCACGCTCAGGTGGTCTGCTGCCCTCGCTGCGGTCCTAGGTACCGACTCCTCAACTCGGACGGTGAAGTCGTCGAGTGGGAGGAGCTCGAGGCGATCCGCGAGGCTTGTAGGCTCATCGAAGAGGGGAAGATAGTCGCCATCAAGGGGATCGGTGGGTTCCATCTCGCCTGCAAGACCACCGAAGACGAACCCGTCGCCGAGCTACGTGAGAGATTAGGACGTCCTCAACAGCCTTTCGCCGTCATGTCCGGATCCTTAGACGACGTCCGCACCTTCGCCGAAGTGGACGGGACCGCGGAGGACCTCCTGACCGGACCGTCCCGGCCCATCGTCGTCCTACATAAGAGGGAACCTTTCCCCCTCTCCGAACTGGTGGCACCCGGCCTGCACACGGTCGGTGTCATGCTCCCTTACACGGGTCTACACCACATCATGTTCGAACGGTTCCTGGACGAGCCGGCGATCATCATGACCTCAGCTAACCCACCGGGCGAACCCATGGCGATCCGCAACTCCGACGCCCTGAAGCGCCTCCGCGGGATCGCAGATTACTACCTGATCCACGACCGACGTATCGCCGCACGATGCGACGACTCCGTGGTGCGCGTCCTAGACGGACCACGACCCCTGCGACGCTCCCGTGGGTACGTACCAGAGCCGATCGAGATCGACTGGGCGCCGGACGACCTCACCGTCGTAGCGGTCGGGCCCGAGCTCGACGTGACTGCCTGCGTGTTGCATCGAGGGAAGGCATACCTAACCCAGCACATCGGGAACACGTCTAAGGCACAGACGATCGATTTCCTCCAGGAGACGGTCGAACGGTTCCTGCGACTGCTCCGATTGGACTGGAACGACGTCGACGCGGTTGCGTGCGATCTGCATCCGTCGTTCGCCACCACGGGACTCGCAAAACGATGGTCCGAGGAGCACGACCTGGAACTGGTCCGCGTACAGCATCACCACGCGCACGCCCTCGCATGCCTCGCGGAGCACGGGTTCGACCCGACCGAGGAACCCGCGATCGCCGCCGTGATGGACGGGTACGGGTACGGAGACGACGGAAGTGCATGGGGCGGCGAGATCCTGTACGTGGACGGGAACGGGTACGAGCGGATAGGGCACTTGGAACCCGTGCCCATGCCTGGAGGGGACGCCTCCACGTACCGGCCTCTCAGAATGACGGTCGCGCACTTACGAGCGGCAGGGTGGTCGGAGGAAGATATCCACGAGTTCCTACTCCGGAAGCTCGAGGAATGGCCTCAAGCCCTGAAACACGGCGAGCGGGAGGTCGAAGTGATCCTGCACCAGATAGAGTACCCGACGATCGAGACGACGAGCGCCGGTCGGTTCCTCGACGCCGTCAGCGCGGCTCTAGGGATCTGTCACGAACGGACCTACGAGGGAGAGCCCGCGATGAAGCTCGAGGCCGTCGCGGTTCATGTCGATCACGCGCCCGAACCGGACGTCGACATCCGAGACGGGATTGTGCGCGTCTCGAGCGTCGTGGCCCGGGCCGCGGAAACCGGGGACCGACGATACGCCCTCACCGCACACCGCGCTCTGGTCAAGGGATTCGCCGAAGTGATAAGTGAGCACCGGGACCGGGAACCCATCACGATCACGGGAGGAGTATTCAACAACGAATTGATCACCAGAGGGTTCCGGGAGCTTTACGGGGCGGACCTCCTGGAACACCACGAGGTTCCCTCGGGTGACGGGGGCGTTTCCCTGGGACAGGTCGTGGCCGCGGTCCTGGAACTCCGATGA
- the mcrG gene encoding coenzyme-B sulfoethylthiotransferase subunit gamma has translation MAEKAQFYPGETDVAENRRKYMNPNYELKKLREIPDEDIVRLMGHREPGEEYPSVHPPLEEMEEPECPIRELVEPTEGAKAGDRIRYIQFADSVYFAPIHPYIRARMYMWRYRGVDTGTLSGRQIIEVRERDLEKIAKELLETEIFDPARSGIRGATVHGHSLRLDENGLMFDALRRYRLNEETGEVEYVKDQVGIELDEPIPVGAPADEDDLKERTTIYRIDGTPYREDEELLQVVQRIHELRTLAGYRPEEAEGK, from the coding sequence ATGGCTGAGAAGGCTCAGTTCTACCCAGGTGAGACCGACGTGGCCGAAAACCGTCGCAAGTACATGAACCCGAATTATGAATTGAAGAAGCTCCGTGAGATCCCGGACGAGGACATCGTCCGGCTGATGGGTCACCGCGAGCCAGGTGAAGAGTATCCGAGTGTGCACCCGCCGCTGGAGGAGATGGAGGAGCCCGAGTGTCCGATCCGCGAGCTCGTCGAGCCGACGGAGGGCGCCAAGGCCGGCGACCGAATCCGATACATCCAGTTCGCAGACTCCGTCTACTTCGCACCTATCCACCCGTACATCCGCGCCCGTATGTACATGTGGCGCTACCGCGGAGTCGACACCGGAACCCTGTCCGGTCGACAGATCATCGAGGTCCGTGAGCGCGACCTTGAGAAGATCGCCAAGGAGCTCCTCGAGACCGAGATCTTCGACCCGGCCAGGTCCGGCATTCGAGGAGCGACCGTGCACGGACACTCCCTCCGACTGGACGAGAACGGCCTCATGTTCGACGCCCTACGTCGTTACCGCTTGAACGAGGAGACGGGCGAGGTCGAGTACGTCAAGGATCAAGTTGGTATCGAGCTCGACGAGCCGATTCCCGTAGGTGCGCCGGCCGATGAGGACGACCTGAAGGAGCGCACGACGATCTACCGTATCGACGGTACCCCGTACAGGGAAGACGAAGAACTCTTACAGGTCGTCCAGCGGATCCACGAGCTGCGCACACTGGCAGGTTATCGGCCAGAAGAGGCAGAAGGTAAGTAA
- the mtrD gene encoding tetrahydromethanopterin S-methyltransferase subunit D, with translation MNKLFAVLVLITLGSIMVNVGVHYVPVGGAPAAMATATGVGTGTTQLAAGSGLTGLITAAAMSQKPFLVILWNGALGAATMMAITMMVGNFIYVYGVGCPPCSAKVDKDPITGWDQEAYVTPGTEGHGIPTVSFVSGIFGGLLGGSGGAMVYYALYKVLGMSAALAGVLAMGFFYANAVLASYNIGGTIEGYHDPKFTRLPKAVVCSLVFGIVASLIAYYLSTVM, from the coding sequence GTGAACAAGTTGTTCGCGGTGCTGGTCCTGATCACGTTGGGTAGTATCATGGTGAACGTCGGTGTACACTACGTGCCGGTGGGAGGCGCTCCGGCCGCGATGGCGACGGCGACTGGAGTTGGTACGGGTACCACCCAGCTGGCGGCGGGATCCGGACTGACCGGACTCATCACGGCGGCGGCTATGAGCCAGAAGCCGTTCCTAGTGATCCTGTGGAACGGTGCCCTCGGAGCCGCCACGATGATGGCCATCACTATGATGGTGGGTAACTTCATCTACGTCTACGGCGTCGGCTGTCCACCGTGCTCCGCCAAGGTCGACAAGGACCCGATCACCGGCTGGGACCAGGAGGCGTACGTCACGCCAGGTACGGAGGGTCATGGAATCCCGACGGTCAGCTTCGTGAGCGGGATCTTCGGAGGACTGCTCGGAGGTTCCGGCGGTGCGATGGTGTACTACGCACTCTACAAGGTGCTCGGGATGAGCGCGGCGCTGGCCGGAGTACTGGCTATGGGCTTCTTCTACGCGAACGCGGTGCTGGCGTCGTACAACATCGGAGGTACGATCGAGGGTTACCATGACCCGAAGTTCACTAGGCTTCCGAAGGCGGTCGTATGTTCCTTAGTGTTCGGTATAGTGGCGTCCTTGATCGCGTATTACCTCTCGACTGTTATGTAA
- a CDS encoding DUF1678 family protein codes for MAGSPTARPDATPVRAPERIRVPKPPRDPVEQARVLRVLLETVRRGVLPFLGASYRSVNGKVYGPYYEARWKPRKGERGRTIYLGKSENESVRFLEAWLWEVRRAAPRLAEHRKAKWFVARAVRRALAALLTRFEGDLEEALELAGEILRKVGRILTGTPFDPLRTYSRPRGGRKLLRMLLGRSTGEFRDVLLEMLSPWPPWYCLTLLERLQGRTAACEYHRARVPRPGPAV; via the coding sequence ATGGCCGGATCACCCACAGCCCGTCCCGACGCCACGCCCGTCCGGGCGCCGGAACGTATCCGAGTCCCCAAGCCGCCTCGGGATCCCGTCGAACAAGCCCGGGTCTTACGCGTGCTCCTCGAAACCGTGAGACGCGGAGTGCTCCCGTTCTTGGGTGCGTCGTACCGGTCGGTGAACGGGAAGGTGTATGGGCCGTACTACGAGGCCAGGTGGAAGCCGCGGAAGGGCGAGCGTGGCCGCACCATCTACCTGGGCAAGTCCGAGAACGAGAGTGTTCGGTTCCTTGAAGCGTGGCTGTGGGAGGTACGCAGGGCCGCCCCACGGCTGGCCGAACACCGGAAGGCCAAATGGTTCGTCGCGCGTGCCGTTCGGAGGGCGCTCGCGGCGCTCCTGACCCGGTTCGAGGGCGACCTCGAGGAAGCCCTCGAACTAGCGGGTGAGATCCTCCGCAAGGTTGGTAGGATACTGACGGGAACGCCGTTCGACCCACTGCGGACGTACTCCAGGCCGAGGGGTGGTAGAAAGCTCCTCAGGATGCTTCTCGGGCGGTCCACCGGCGAGTTCCGCGACGTTCTCCTGGAGATGCTCAGCCCGTGGCCACCATGGTACTGTTTGACACTGCTCGAACGTCTTCAGGGGAGAACAGCGGCGTGCGAATACCATCGGGCGAGGGTTCCTCGGCCTGGACCGGCGGTGTAA
- the mcrC gene encoding methyl-coenzyme M reductase I operon protein C: MGRETYAVDCRAAMGMGKGGSLAQRGTIAETEITEVVAVAMSPGSRHITKPVCEITYALREAGIHTSVLVLNAGSGVPAEAPVRTGATMGIEPEEIERINRHEVAVIHLGNVKQHIVWKARLILKHCDIPAVIVCQTPVDFEDFAEVGCRTRIVEPPEPETVGEVVEIVTGVIRGETVPSDKINEIVRKVRRALRYARRKSR, encoded by the coding sequence GTGGGCCGCGAGACCTACGCCGTCGACTGCCGAGCCGCTATGGGGATGGGCAAAGGTGGTAGTCTGGCGCAGCGGGGCACCATCGCCGAGACAGAGATCACCGAGGTCGTCGCCGTCGCGATGTCGCCCGGCTCCCGACACATCACCAAACCCGTGTGCGAGATCACCTACGCCCTCCGAGAGGCCGGGATTCATACGAGCGTCCTGGTACTCAACGCTGGATCCGGCGTCCCGGCCGAAGCTCCCGTTCGGACGGGTGCCACGATGGGGATAGAACCTGAGGAGATCGAGCGCATTAACCGGCACGAGGTCGCCGTGATTCACCTCGGTAACGTCAAACAACACATCGTGTGGAAAGCCCGGCTAATCCTCAAACACTGCGACATCCCCGCGGTCATAGTGTGTCAGACCCCCGTGGACTTTGAGGACTTCGCCGAGGTAGGGTGCCGTACCCGCATCGTGGAACCACCGGAGCCCGAAACGGTAGGGGAGGTGGTCGAGATCGTCACCGGTGTGATCCGCGGAGAGACCGTCCCCTCGGACAAGATCAACGAGATCGTCCGCAAGGTCAGACGCGCCTTACGTTACGCCCGTCGGAAGTCTCGGTGA